In Malus sylvestris chromosome 16, drMalSylv7.2, whole genome shotgun sequence, the following are encoded in one genomic region:
- the LOC126606348 gene encoding protein TORNADO 2-like, with protein sequence MALSNNVIGAINFVAMLLSIPIIGAGIWLATEPDNSCVKLLQWPVIILGILFLVVAIAGFVGAFWRIPWLLISYLIAMLVLIILLAALVVFIYMVTIRGSGHLEPSRSYLEYRLDDYSGWLRRRVRNPFKWARIRACLSSTNMCDELNQRYRMAQDFFNAHITPLQSGCCKPPTQCGYTFVNPTYWISPINNAADMDCLQWSNDQTQLCFNCDSCKAGLLANLKKEWRRTNIILLITLIALVAVYLIGCCAFRNAKTEDLFRKYKQGYT encoded by the exons ATGGCACTTAGCAACAATGTCATCGGAGCCATCAACTTCGTTGCGATGCTCCTCTCAATCCCAATCATTGGTGCAGGAATTTGGCTAGCAACAGAGCCAGACAATTCTTGTGTAAAGCTTTTACAATGGCCTGTCATAATTTTAGGCATCTTGTTCCTGGTTGTGGCCATTGCAGGCTTTGTGGGAGCGTTTTGGAGGATCCCATGGCTCCTTATCTCTTACCTCATTGCCATGCTGGTTCTTATAATCTTGCTTGCTGCTCTGGTGGTTTTCATCTACATGGTCACCATTAGAGGCTCTGGCCACCTCGAACCGAGCCGGTCTTACTTGGAATATCGTCTTGATGATTACTCCGGTTGGCTTCGCCGTAGAGTTCGAAACCCTTTTAAGTGGGCACGCATAAGAGCTTGTCTTAGCTCAACAAATATGTGTGATGAGTTGAATCAGAGATATCGCATGGCTCAAGATTTTTTTAACGCGCACATTACCCCCTTACAG TCAGGATGCTGTAAGCCACCCACACAATGTGGGTACACGTTCGTGAATCCAACGTACTGGATAAGTCCCATAAACAACGCAGCCGACATGGATTGCCTGCAATGGAGCAACGACCAGACCCAACTTTGCTTCAACTGCGATTCCTGCAAAGCTGGATTACTTGCTAATCTCAAGAAAGAATGGAGAAGAACCAACATTATATTGCTCATCACTCTTATTGCTCTCGTTGCCGTTTATTTGATAGGCTGCTGTGCCTTTAGGAATGCCAAAACCGAAGACCTTTTCCGCAAATACAAGCAAGGCTATA